A stretch of Lactuca sativa cultivar Salinas chromosome 6, Lsat_Salinas_v11, whole genome shotgun sequence DNA encodes these proteins:
- the LOC111900364 gene encoding uncharacterized protein At1g76660 isoform X1, with protein MRGVDSTRDTINAAATAIASVENRAYQSSSVQKRRWGSFWNITSCFGSQKRNKKIGHAVLVSEPRSSTMEAPTIENLPQPTSIVLPFMAPPSSPASFLQSEPPSATQSPGGLLSFTAASSGMYSPSDPTNMFAVGPYAHERQLVSPPVFSTYTTEPSTAPFTPPPESVHLTTPSSPEVPFARFLGSGNQNGEVDRKFTSSHHESQLFQLYPGSPIGQLISPGSGVSNSGTSSPFPDRGPVVLRNPTGAKLWPRGWESQQESGTTTPNSTNLDRQNSDVGPLTSFSNDDQNMIHHRVSFEITPEEVERRLIADVANGRDSFSDDVSRGHRSTVTFGSVKDFNFDSADGGEGESNRCAEAGEKILGKETGPGPIKNWAFFPMIQPSVS; from the exons ATGAGAGGTGTCGATAGCACTAGGGACACGATCAACGCCGCCGCGACGGCGATTGCATCGGTGGAGAACAGAGCTTATCAATCTTCTTCAGTTCAG AAACGAAGATGGGGAAGTTTTTGGAATATTACATCGTGTTTTGGATCTCAGAAACGAAACAAGAAGATCGGCCATGCTGTTCTTGTTTCCGAACCTCGTTCTTCAACAATGGAAGCTCCGACGATAGAAAACCTGCCTCAACCAACATCAATAGTCCTTCCATTCATGGCGCCTCCATCTTCTCCGGCTTCTTTCCTTCAATCAGAACCACCGTCTGCCACCCAATCACCTGGCGGTTTACTTTCCTTCACCGCCGCATCCTCTGGTATGTATTCACCTAGCGATCCGACTAACATGTTTGCAGTGGGACCTTACGCCCATGAAAGACAATTGGTATCACCACCGGTGTTCTCGACATACACCACCGAGCCATCAACTGCTCCGTTCACTCCTCCTCCGGAATCTGTTCATCTTACCACACCTTCATCCCCGGAGGTGCCATTTGCTCGGTTTCTAGGTTCCGGTAACCAAAACGGCGAAGTCGATCGGAAATTTACATCATCCCACCACGAATCGCAATTGTTTCAGCTATACCCAGGAAGTCCGATAGGCCAACTCATATCACCTGGTTCCGGTGTCTCCAATTCCGGCACCTCCTCTCCGTTCCCGGATAGAGGTCCTGTCGTCCTCCGGAACCCAACCGGAGCAAAGCTATGGCCTCGAGGATGGGAATCACAACAAGAATCTGGAACTACTACCCCCAATTCGACCAATCTAGACCGGCAAAACTCCGATGTGGGTCCACTCACCAGTTTCTCGAACGACGATCAGAATATGATTCATCATAGAGTCTCCTTCGAGATCACGCCGGAAGAAGTCGAACGGAGACTTATTGCTGATGTGGCAAACGGCCGGGATAGTTTCTCCGATGACGTGAGTAGGGGTCATAGATCAACCGTCACCTTTGGATCTGTAAAAGATTTCAATTTTGACAGCGCCGATGGTGGCGAAGGAGAGTCGAATAGGTGTGCCGAAGCCGGTGAGAAGATTCTTGGAAAAGAAACCGGTCCTGGGCCCATTAAGAACTGGGCTTTCTTTCCAATGATACAGCCAAGTGTCAGCTAG
- the LOC111900364 gene encoding uncharacterized protein LOC111900364 isoform X2, which yields MEAPTIENLPQPTSIVLPFMAPPSSPASFLQSEPPSATQSPGGLLSFTAASSGMYSPSDPTNMFAVGPYAHERQLVSPPVFSTYTTEPSTAPFTPPPESVHLTTPSSPEVPFARFLGSGNQNGEVDRKFTSSHHESQLFQLYPGSPIGQLISPGSGVSNSGTSSPFPDRGPVVLRNPTGAKLWPRGWESQQESGTTTPNSTNLDRQNSDVGPLTSFSNDDQNMIHHRVSFEITPEEVERRLIADVANGRDSFSDDVSRGHRSTVTFGSVKDFNFDSADGGEGESNRCAEAGEKILGKETGPGPIKNWAFFPMIQPSVS from the coding sequence ATGGAAGCTCCGACGATAGAAAACCTGCCTCAACCAACATCAATAGTCCTTCCATTCATGGCGCCTCCATCTTCTCCGGCTTCTTTCCTTCAATCAGAACCACCGTCTGCCACCCAATCACCTGGCGGTTTACTTTCCTTCACCGCCGCATCCTCTGGTATGTATTCACCTAGCGATCCGACTAACATGTTTGCAGTGGGACCTTACGCCCATGAAAGACAATTGGTATCACCACCGGTGTTCTCGACATACACCACCGAGCCATCAACTGCTCCGTTCACTCCTCCTCCGGAATCTGTTCATCTTACCACACCTTCATCCCCGGAGGTGCCATTTGCTCGGTTTCTAGGTTCCGGTAACCAAAACGGCGAAGTCGATCGGAAATTTACATCATCCCACCACGAATCGCAATTGTTTCAGCTATACCCAGGAAGTCCGATAGGCCAACTCATATCACCTGGTTCCGGTGTCTCCAATTCCGGCACCTCCTCTCCGTTCCCGGATAGAGGTCCTGTCGTCCTCCGGAACCCAACCGGAGCAAAGCTATGGCCTCGAGGATGGGAATCACAACAAGAATCTGGAACTACTACCCCCAATTCGACCAATCTAGACCGGCAAAACTCCGATGTGGGTCCACTCACCAGTTTCTCGAACGACGATCAGAATATGATTCATCATAGAGTCTCCTTCGAGATCACGCCGGAAGAAGTCGAACGGAGACTTATTGCTGATGTGGCAAACGGCCGGGATAGTTTCTCCGATGACGTGAGTAGGGGTCATAGATCAACCGTCACCTTTGGATCTGTAAAAGATTTCAATTTTGACAGCGCCGATGGTGGCGAAGGAGAGTCGAATAGGTGTGCCGAAGCCGGTGAGAAGATTCTTGGAAAAGAAACCGGTCCTGGGCCCATTAAGAACTGGGCTTTCTTTCCAATGATACAGCCAAGTGTCAGCTAG